The genomic region CTTTTTTGAGGTATCTCTGGTTTACTTATTTTTTCTACCAGTATTTTGAACAATTCCTTTGGTGCCATATCTTCTTTTAATATTCCCAACGATAGGTCTCTTATATTTCTGCATTCCTCAATATCATCTGGGAAACACGCATTAACCAATTCCAGACCTTTTTTATTTTCAATATCCGATTTATTATCAATCAATTCCACATATCGATCAATAAGGGGAGTACACCCAGCCAAATCCAATCGGCCAGAACTCATTTTTTCCAAAACTTTGAATGGAGAATCACTACTCTCTTCACAGTGACTTCGTAGTATAGAATAGGGTTTTGCGCGCCAATCTTGATTAGGGTAACCTAACCAGCATCGAAAAGCTACTTTGTCTTCAGGATTAGCTATAAGATTAAGTAGAATAAATCGTTCTTGAGCGATTTTATTACCTTTTAATATCTCATCGTCATAAGAGTTGATAGTCTTCAAATTCAAGTTATCTAATTCTTCAGAAATCAAATGAGCAATATCCTTTCTTTGTGCCAATATTAGAACCTCACCAGGAGAGATTCCCTCATTATCTAAATAATAATTGATGATTTGGGATACGCCTTTTGCTTCTGCTTTCATCCCCTTCCATTGCAAGAGATGGATTTCTCCGTCTGTCATATCTGATACTTCATACAAATCCTTAGGATACCGAGTGTTTCTTGAAATTAATTCTTTTGCAACTCGAACGATTGATTTTGGGCAGCGTCTGCAATCAACTAAAATTTCATCATGTGTATTTGAATGGGTCGAATCAAATGTACGAATACCTTCTGGATGAGCATACTTAAATCCATAAATTGATTGGTCGTCGTCACCTACTATGGATAAATTTGAACCTTCTGCAAGATGATCTATTAATACTTGTTCAGCTTTATTCAGGTCTTGATATTCATCAACAATAATGTGATTAAACTTCACTTTATACGGAGATGCAGGGTTATAACGTAAGTATTCAAGTGCAATTGGAATCAACTCACCGATAAGCATAGATTCATGAAATTTCAACCATGAGACCAATTTAAACTCAAATTCTCTCTCTTGATCAGTTTGTGTCCACCCAGGTTCATCACGTTGCAGCTTAGCCCACGCTGATTCATAGGCAGTAATGTTTTTCCTTAAGTCACGTATACCCCCGAGGCCCATATATTTCAAATCGTGCAAAAGAGGTTCCATTTCAAATTTAAGTAATGGTCTGGGGGTTCTATTTGTCGCTTCAATAACTTGCTCCCTTTGAAGCATTGAGAAAGAAAAGCTATGTAATGTTGTTGCAATAATATCATCTTCACCTTCGATTCCAAGTTCTGATATTTTCCTCACAAGGTCTTTAGCTGCCATTCTTGTAAATGTTACAAGAAGAATGCTTTTTGGATTTTCACTATCCTCAAGAAGTCGGCATACTCTTCTCATGATAGCAAATGTTTTCCCTGTACCGGGTCCAGCAAGTACTCTTAAAGGTGAATCTGGATAAGCTGCTATGTTCAAATGTGGTGGCTCCAAACCATCATCCCATGACATCTAAAATCACTCCATATTTTTCAGTTCTTTTTATAAATTTTGCACATTACAGATAAATCTTTGTCCTATAATCAGCCTTTGAATCAAACGGCGGGTCAATATAAATCAGGTCAATTTTTCCACGCATGGACGGAGTATTGTCATTGCCTGCCAGAAGTGCCTGCACGGCAAGAAGGTTATCGCCATAGATAAGCCTGTTGAACCATTCGCTTTTATAATCGGTTGATACTGCCTGCCCGAAGTATCCACCCTCTGCTTTTTGAAGAGAGTCCATCTAAGATTTTCAGAGCTTCCTTCTTTCCTTGTGAAACGATTTTAGGGAGGTCTTCTATGAGTGAGTATGCCATTTTAATTGCCTCTGATTTATTTGCTTATTTGATTATTTGTTTTTTATTAACCTTTCATAAACTGATATTATTGGTTTACTACTGACGTATTATAAACATTTACTAAATTTTTCCATATTTATATAACCTGAATTGGCACCTGTTTAGAACTTTGGAAAAAAATATCTTAAAACTATTTTATTTTCCCGAGCATGAATTCGCCATTCCTGTAGAATAACTATCCCCGTACTAAAAGTACGAGGTCTTCATATGCTTAAACAGAACGGTTTGTTGCTCTAAATCCTGTTTAATGTTGAAGATATCCAAAATTTTATGATATGATGAAAATTTTTTGTAATGGGAGTTTTAGCAAATGTTTTACTAAATATAAGTAGAATATACACCAATGAGAATTGCCGTAACCCGACTTGAAGAAAAGTCTGAAGGTACTGTTGAGCTATTCAGACAATATGGTCATGAAGCAGTATTGGCTCCCACTTTGATGGCAAAACCCACTTCTGACACTTCCTCACTGGATATGTTATGTTCAAAAGTGGCCTCAGGAGATGTTGAATTTTTATTATTTTCAAGTACTATGGGAGTTAAGTACTTCCTTTTAAGATGTGATAATATTCCTGATGGGATAACCATGATCAGCGTGGGTCCGAAGACCTCAGAGGCCATTAAAAAGAAAGGATATGACTGTGAAACCATTTCATCGTTCTCTTCAGATCATTTTGCATCACATCTTGGCAACCGGATCAGGGATAAAACTATAGGAATAGTCCGGCCTGATGTTCCAAACCCCGAGCTTGTTGTAACGCTAACCTCACTTGGAGCCCGGGCGATCGAAGGGATTGCATACCACCTGGTCCCATCAAATACAGATTTCAGGGACGTCCTGCATGATGTCGATGCCGTTTTTTTTACAAGCGGCAAATCCTTCGATCTGGCTGATGCAGGTGCTGCTGATCTTCGAGGTAAACTCGTAATCGCTATAGGTCCAAAAACTGCTGATGTGATGCGCCGAAAGAGTATAATACCCCACATAGTAGGTAATGGTACATTGAAGGATTGCTTAAAGCAAATTCAAGCCTTCAATCCAGAAAGATGATAGACAATGTATTTTTCCTTTTCCATACTATCCATCAATAATTATTTATGTAACCATATCTATTATTACAATGGTTTTGTACAAACTGTACAATATTGTATTTATCATTTACTACTGATCAAAACAACATAACAATAACGAGGTAAAAAACATGCCCAGCTCCATTCCCGAAATGATCCATGGGAACTTTAATTGCACTGACATTGCCAAATGCGTGCTTGGACTTAAGAACCTGGATCTGGAAACCTATAAACTGCTTGTGCTTCATGGTTCGAAGACAGCAGAAGAATTGGGTGGACTATTGAAAAGAGAACGCAGTACTGCTTATAGGGCACTTCAGAACCTTATGTCGTGTGGATTGGTCTATAGGGAGACCAGGACCATCGAAGGGGGAGGTTATTATTATGCTTACATAGCTCTTGATCCCTGTAAATTGAAAGAGATGATCCAGCACAATGTCGACGTATGGTATGATAAAATGAATAATATGATCGATGACATAGAAACCAAGATTATGGAATAATATCAATCAGAGATTAAATAGCTGATCGCAGACCAGTTCAACCTGGTTCCTGAATTCCTGTTGACCTATACCGAACAGTCCGGCTGCTAACATTGCACCTCCCGCACCAACTCCTTCTTTTACAACACCTGATTCGTACATTCTAAGTCCTGGATTCTTTGAGCGGTCAAATCCCGGATCTACAATGTAGGAAATAAAACCTAAGGCTGAAACCGTCTCCAAAAAACTGGCAGTATTATCCTCTGCTACGAATTTCGTGGTAGCAATAGAAAAATTTCCCTTAATCCCCATCTGTTTTGCCAATGCCAGTACTGCCATCATTTGTGTACCGCCTGCCAACACAACGTTAGTATCTCCCAATCCATCCATAAGGCCACAAACACTGGCCATCATGGGATCCCCAAAACATTCAATAGCACGCATCGGGTCATTGGCAAGATCCCCGTTGGATATTCCTGCTGTAGTTAATGATGTCTCAACGATCTTTTCTTTAATATCCAGAGGATTATTGGGATCACTGCTGCTTACCCTGCCGTCAATACCCAATGCTCTCAATACGCACATAGCAGTGGTTGTGCCTCCTGGAATGCTTTCGCCTATAATTACAAAATCTGAAAGACTTTTTATCTGGCGCCCCAATTGTGCAGAATTTTCATACACTAAACCCGCATCCGGTACTGCACGTCCGGTCCTGATGTCAGCTCCCGGTTTTCCACCAACATCCAGTAGAGGGATCTGGGGTACAATCCGCAGGCCGCTGTTTATGAACAAAAACGGTATTCCGGTCATTTGCAGAGCCGCCCGGGTAATTACGGCCGGTGTGGGACTACTGTCAGTCATTGGCGGTTCTTTCTGGCAGATTGTTCTGCCCAGTGTTACCAGCTCAGCATCCCCTGCCGGAGTAAAATCGATTACCTCCGGCGATTTTCCTGCTGCCGAAATACCAGGGATTCTGGCTGTGTCCGTATTTGATAGTACACAGAGGAATAAAGGTCGTTTCGCTTTGAATTCTCGCGGTTTTGGGGTGATCCAATAATCCATATAATCTCCTGAAACGCAATAATATTTATTAGGATTACTATTATTCAGCACTTAACATGGGATGTTATATAAAAAATATATGGCTCTCTTTAACATTGAGTGGCTATCATAGCCAAATGATTGGATTCTTTGCGAGGAAAAAGCTATAACAAGAAAGAGTTAAGCAATCTGAATAATTATTTGTTCAATTGCAATTTTTTGAGTTTTTCTATATTTTCCATTGACCTTTGTGCTTCTTGCATGGTTTGTTTTTCAAGATGGACAACAATTTCAGGCATTGGAACCGCAAGTTTATAGATCTTCATTGGCCTGCCCTTGCCTTCTTTTTTAACTTCTCTTTCATCTATCCAACCATAACTCCTCAATTCACGCATTGCAATACTGACTTCAGGTTGTCTAAGTTCAGAGCCAATTTCCAAATCTTTAGATGTGGCCTCTTCAACACTAGAAAGGTAAGCCAGGGTCGAGGCAACATTACGTGAAATATTGAGATTTCTCAAGATTTCTATAAATTCCAGGTCTTTTTCATCAAAAACGCTAACTTCCGAGGCTCTCATAAATCATCACATCTATTATTGTTTTACATTCAAATTTTATTCATTATATACATAGTTAATTCTGATTAATAATATTTAAATTAAGTGCTTTTATTACGATACACTCTATTCATAAATATTATTCTTAAGTAATTCTATTTGTTTTTAAACATGATAAACTTTGAGGTTAATTATATCTTTTCGGGAATATAAAGTCAACGAAATCTTTTATATATTTTATAAACAATGAAACCATTTTCAATAATATCATCCAGAGGTATCATGAGAGAGATAGCTGCCAGTGAACAAATGCTTGATTATTTTAATAGTCTGGAAAAAGAGCTCCATTCAGCAATGGAGATCGCTGATAATGCCAGGAAAAAAGGGCTTGACCCACAGCCCTTTGTAGAAATTCCTCTGGCAAAGGACCTGGCAGACAGAGTTGAAAAACTAATCAGAGTTGAAGGTGTGGCCGCTCGTATCAGGGAACTGGAAATAACAATGAGCAGGGAAGAAGCTGCATTGCAGATTGGAGTAGATGTAGCAGGCGGGAAGATCTGCACTTTTGATTCGGAAGGCCAGGCTCTCGATACTGCTGTTCGGGTTGCAGTGGCAATGTTGACCGAAGGGGTGGTGGCAGCACCCATAGAAGGGATTGACAGGGTAGCTGTGGAGACCAATTCTGACGGTTCCAGGTTTGTTAGAGTTTATTATGCAGGCCCGATTCGTAGTGCCGGTGGAACCGCACAGGCACTCTCGGTCCTGGTAGCAGATTTTGTCAGGCGAAGCATGAATATTGACAGGTACAAGCCCAGCCAGGAAGAAGTAGAGCGTTATGTGGAGGAAATATTATTGTACAGGCGAGTTGCCAGCCTGCAGTATACTCCTTCAGAGGAAGAGATACGGTTAATTGTTGAGAACTGTCCGGTCTGTATTGATGGTGAGCCAACTGAAGATGCAGAGGTGGAAGGCCACAGGGATCTACCACGCATCCCTACTAACAGGGTACGGGGAGGAATGTGTCTGGTATTAGCTGAAGGTCTGGCACTTAAGGCGCCCAAGATAAAAAAACATGTGACCAATCTCAAGCTGGACGGATGGGACTGGCTTGATGGTTTTATTGGAGGAGTAAAGGAAGACGATGACCAAAGTGAAGAAGATGGTGTCAAGGTCAAACCAAAGGACAAATACCTCCAGGACCTGATAGCTGGCAGACCCGTTTTTTCATATCCTTCCAGACCTGGTGGTTTCAGGCTCAGGTACGGACGAAGCCGCAATACCTGTTTTGCCGGAGGTGGGGTCAGTCCGGCTACCATGGTATTGATGGATGATTTCCTCGCAACAGGTACGCAGGTAAAGGTTGAGAGACCTGGAAAAGCTCTGGGAATCGCACCTGTGGACAGTCTGGAAGGCCCTACTGTACGTTTGTTCAATGGCAAGGTCATGAGAGTAGATACTGTTGAAGAAGCAAAGCAGATCAGGAGTTCCATATCCAGTATCCTGGATATTGGGGAAATTTTGATCAATTATGGTGATTTTCTGGAGAACAATCACATACTGGTTCCTTCATCCTATTGTTTTGAATGGTGGATTCAGGAATTAAATAGAAGTGCTGCTCACATGGGAAAGGAGGTCCCTTTCAAGGAATCTGAACTTATAAAACCTGATTGGGTTGTTGCACTTGAACTATCTGATACATTCCATATCCCGCTTCATCCCGAATACACATACTTTTGGCATGATGTTACACAATCAGATATTATCAGGCTTTCAGAATTTGTAGAACAAAATGGTGCAAATAACGGGGGATTTCTATCAATTCCCAATGATAACGAGATTAAACTTATCCTTGAGACCCTTTTGGTGCCTCATAAAGTCTCTGAGAATATGATTATTATCGACCAGGTTGGTCCCCTGATACGATGCCTGGGATTAGATAATTCATTACTGCGCAAAAATAATGTTCTTGCAGACGATTTCCCTGACCCGATTGACCTGGTTCAAAATCTGGGGAAACTTACTATTCGAAACAGGGCCCCATATAGGATCGGAAGCCGTATGGGCCGGCCTGAAAAATCTAATAGGCGTGAGATGAAACCAGCCCCTCATGTGCTATTCCCAATTGGCGATGCTGGAGGCAAGAAACGGTCCCTTATTGAGGCCAAGAATTATTCCAGGTCTTTTAAGGAAAATATCGGGACAATTGAAGTAGAGATAGCCAACCGGGCTTGTGTGCAGTGCGGTGCCGTGACCTTTAGAAATATTTGTTCTCAATGCGGCGGAACCACCCGTCCAAAACTGCACTGTCCTGTGTGTGCCGTAGAGACCAATTCGGAAACCTGTCCGAAATGTGGTAAAGAAACCATATCTTCCAACATGCTTTTAATCAATTTCAAGGATGAATACCTCAGAGCTTTCAAGAATATTGGCGAGAGGGATAACCTGGACAACCTGAAAGGAGTAATCGGCCTGACATCCAAACACAAGACCCCTGAACCCATTGAAAAAGGAATTCTAAGGTCGAAGCATGGCATAGTCACATTCAAGGACGGAACTGTACGTTATGATATGTCAGATCTGCCCCTGACCCATATCAGGCCTGACGAGATCGGGGTAAGTGTCGAAACCATGAAAAAACAGGGATACACTACAGATATTGATGGTGCTGAACTGGTGAATGGGAGCCAGATATTAGGACTGAAGGTCCAGGATGTTGTAGTATCACTTGACTGTGGAGAATATCTGCTAAAGACTTCCTGTTTCATCGACGACCTGCTTGTAAAATATTATGGCCAGGAACCGTACTATAATTCAAAGTCCATAAATGATCTCATAGGAACGTTGGTCATAGGATTAGCTCCACACACCTCTGCTGGCGTTCTGGGCCGGTTGATAGGTTTTACTAAAGCATCTGTGGGTTATGCCCACCCCTTTTTCCATGCAGCTAAGCGGCGCAACTGCGATGGGGATGAAGATTGTGTGATGCTTTTAATGGATGGAGTTTTGAATTTTTCGCGATCATACCTTCCAGATAAGAGGGGTGGACAGATGGATGCACCTCTGGTACTCACCACCCGTATAGATCCCAGGGAAGTGGACAAGGAGGCCCATAACATTGATCTGATGCGCAGATATCCTCTAGAGTTCTACGAGGCCACGTTAGAATATGCTAATCCTAAAGACCTGGAACCTCTTATGGACACAGTAAGCAGTAGATTGGGTAAACCGGAGCAGTATGATAATTGGGGGTTCACCCATGACGTGTCAGATATCGCTATGGGACCTGATAACAGTGCATACAAGACATTGGGTACCATGATAGAAAAAATGAATGCCCAGTTAAATCTGGCACGCAAGATCAAAGCTGTAGATGAATGGGATGTGGCTGAAAGGGTTATTAAATCCCATTTCCTGCCAGACCTTATAGGAAATTTAAGGGCTTTTTCACGTCAGAAGGTACGGTGTGTCAAATGTAATAAGAAATTCAGACGGCCGCCGCTTAGAGGAACATGTCCAAAATGCAACGGCAAGATCGTGCTAACTGTGCATGAAGGGTCTGTCAAGAAGTATATGGAAGTGGCAATCAAGATCGCTTATGAATATGAAGTGAGCGATTATACAAAACAGCGGCTGGAACTTATGAACCTGGAGATTAAATCGTTGTTCGAGAGCGATGTTTCAAAACAGATGGGTCTGGCCGATTTTATGTGAGAACTTTTTTGGTAAAAAAATTATAGATCATTGGCATCTGCAAATTTTATCAAAGCTTCTCCAAGCTTTCTTGTATATTTTGGATTCAAATTGAAACGAGCTTTTTTCTGGTTGCTGCGTTCCTTTGCAATCTCTACATATTCATTGTCAAATCTCTCACTGGTCGCCATTGTTATTGTCATAAACCAGCCGCCGCTCATCTTTATCTCCATATAGTCTTTGTTATCGTCTTTATCAGTCATTTGAAAATCCTCATGTCAGAGGGTCTGTATTACTATGTCCTGCTAATTAAAGATTATTATGTCCACAGTACTTAGGGGTCACTGAAAAATAACTTGTACAAATTAATCACATGCAATGTTCAATCTTGTTCCATTTATTTGTCCCAGGAGGATAATGGCAAACTGTCCACCATTGCCTGATGCTTTCAACGGCAAATTCGGAAGTATCATAACTCATTCCAACATTTACCATTTGTTCATCTCCTTAATTTAAATTGTTTCACATTAAGCCACTATTTTTCAAACTTCTTTTTTAATAAGAGAATCTCCCCCATCACCGCCGCCGCCTGGCCAAACCCACACACACCATCAAGCCCAAAACCGACACTGATGCACTAAAACCCGGTATATTCGGAGTTTTTACTGGTTCGCCATCAGTTCGTATATTCCCACCTTCCGGTTCACCTGATATCCCGCCCAGCTTTATCAACCAAAAATCAATGCCTTCGTTACTGCATGAATCAAGATCTCCCCCAATAATATAGCCCCCATCAAGTGTTTGAAGGACTGACCTGGCCACATCATAACCAGTCCCTCCAAAGCTTTCCTGCCATTGCAGTTTTCCCTTTGAATCTGTCTTCATCACCCATATGTCATTGGAAGTTCCTTCAGATTTCCTTTTTCCTGCCGCTATATAACCGCCGTCAGAGGTCTGCTGAAAGGAATACAGCCTGTCATTACTGTCAGGGTCCCCAAAGGTCCGGTTCCATAGCTCAACTCCTTCTGAATCAGTCCTTACCAGCCAGACGTCGCTTGAACCTAATGGACTTGTGATCCCGCCCAGGAGATAACCACCATCCCTGGTCTTACTGAAAAGCTCCAGAGAATAAAATCCGGTCCCTCCATATGTCATGTTCCAGAGCTCTGATCCTTCCGGATCAGTCCTAACCAGCAAGGAACTATGCGAAACAATACCATGCGATGCTGTTGATCCTGAAAATATAAAGCCCCCATCAGAGGTCTGGTCAGAAAATTTGACTCTGTCAAATCCATAACCTCCAAAAGTATCATTCCACTGTTCATTTCCCTCAAAGTCGCTTTTCATAATCCAGATGGAGTCTGCATCATAGGTTCTTCCTGCAATTAAAAAGCCACCATCATTGGTCCGGACAATAGAGTATACCTCATCAGATTCTCTGCCTCTGATGAACTTTTCCCATTCAAAATTTCCGTTTGGATCGGTTTTCACGAGCCTGGCATCAGTATGCCGGTGCCCTTTGATATATGAATGTGAAGTACCTGCAAGTATATAGCCCCCATCTGAGGTCTGCCACATGGAATATACCCTGTCATCACCAGTACCACCAAAGGTCCTGTCCCATTTCTTAACTGGCGGTGCTAACTTTTGAACAGTTAACTCTCTGCCGGTTGAGTTCATGGCACCGTCATTATCCATCAATGTTAAAACCACGTAATATTTGCCCTTCAGATCATAGGAATGTGAAATTATCTTTTCAGTGGTGTTTGTGAGATTGCCGTCTCCGAAATCCCACTGGTAATTGGTAATGTTCCCGTCCGGGTCATAGCTCGCCGATGCATCAAATGTTATGGTTTGATTTGCGCCGGTATATCCCGGATTGTATCTGAATAATGCAGTGGGTACCGGTCCTTCCTTTGATAACTTTACCAGCCAGAAATCAGAGTCCTTATCTCCTGCCAGGACATAGCCGCCATCAGAAGTCTGCAGCACAGAGTGTATGGTATCACCCTCAAAGCTCTTCACCCACTGCTCCTCACCTTCGGGATTGGTTTTCACCAGCATGATGTTTCTATCCTGTTTCAACCCTTTATCTCCGGTCAATATTAAACAGCCGTCAGATATCTGCAGGAAAGATTCCAGTCTTTGGTCAAATGTCCGGTCCCATTGCATATTTCCGTCTGCATCGGTTTTTATAAGCCAGTAACGACTACCGAATGACCACGTTCTTCCACCAAGAATATAACCGCCGTCAGTTGTCTGCTCTAAATGGGAATAGAATTCATAGCTCTCCCCTCCAAATGTCCTGTTCCACTGCTCGTTTCCGTTAAGATCGGTTTTCACCAGAAAGAGATCTCTGTGTCCGGCACCGTAGGATTCGGTGCCCCCTGCAATTATGAAACCTCCATCAAAAGTTTCCTGGACTGAATTTGCCCAATCGCTGCTATTCCCTCCATAGGTCTGGTTCCATTGTTCTTCTCCCTCATGGTCGGTTCTCACCAGCCAGATATCACTTTTGCCCGAACCATATGATTCTGTACCTCCTGCAAGGATGTAGCCACCGTCTGAAGTCTGCTGAACAATCCTGCCCCATTCATCTTTCAATCCCCCCAATGTCTTGTTCCACTCCGGATTGCCGTTCTTATCTGTTTTGATGAGCAAGGCATCAGAATCAGTATATACTATCTTACCTTTTGGGTCTGGATACTTTCTTGTATAAATATGACCTGCCAATACATATCCTTCATCTGAGGTCTGCCAGACATAAGATGTCCCTTCATAGCCATCTAACTTGAAGGTCCTGTTCCACTGCTCATTCCCATTTGCATCAATCTTTGCGACCCATGTGTCCCGATTGGTCATTCCAGATGACACTGTCCGTCCTGCAAGGATATAGCCCCCATCCAGGGTTTGCTGAATTAAGTCAAAAGAACTATCATAAGAAAGTCCAATTGTCTTTTTCCATTGTTCGTTTCCGTTTGAATCGGTTCTCAGAAGCCTGATATCACTGGAACACTTTTCGTATAAACATGTCGTTCCTGCAAAGATGTATCCGCCATCAGAGGTCTGCTGGAAATGATTGGCTCTATCAATGCCACTCCCTCCATAGGTC from Methanosarcinales archaeon harbors:
- a CDS encoding ATP-dependent helicase — its product is MSWDDGLEPPHLNIAAYPDSPLRVLAGPGTGKTFAIMRRVCRLLEDSENPKSILLVTFTRMAAKDLVRKISELGIEGEDDIIATTLHSFSFSMLQREQVIEATNRTPRPLLKFEMEPLLHDLKYMGLGGIRDLRKNITAYESAWAKLQRDEPGWTQTDQEREFEFKLVSWLKFHESMLIGELIPIALEYLRYNPASPYKVKFNHIIVDEYQDLNKAEQVLIDHLAEGSNLSIVGDDDQSIYGFKYAHPEGIRTFDSTHSNTHDEILVDCRRCPKSIVRVAKELISRNTRYPKDLYEVSDMTDGEIHLLQWKGMKAEAKGVSQIINYYLDNEGISPGEVLILAQRKDIAHLISEELDNLNLKTINSYDDEILKGNKIAQERFILLNLIANPEDKVAFRCWLGYPNQDWRAKPYSILRSHCEESSDSPFKVLEKMSSGRLDLAGCTPLIDRYVELIDNKSDIENKKGLELVNACFPDDIEECRNIRDLSLGILKEDMAPKELFKILVEKISKPEIPQK
- a CDS encoding uroporphyrinogen-III synthase — its product is MRIAVTRLEEKSEGTVELFRQYGHEAVLAPTLMAKPTSDTSSLDMLCSKVASGDVEFLLFSSTMGVKYFLLRCDNIPDGITMISVGPKTSEAIKKKGYDCETISSFSSDHFASHLGNRIRDKTIGIVRPDVPNPELVVTLTSLGARAIEGIAYHLVPSNTDFRDVLHDVDAVFFTSGKSFDLADAGAADLRGKLVIAIGPKTADVMRRKSIIPHIVGNGTLKDCLKQIQAFNPER
- a CDS encoding TrmB family transcriptional regulator — translated: MPSSIPEMIHGNFNCTDIAKCVLGLKNLDLETYKLLVLHGSKTAEELGGLLKRERSTAYRALQNLMSCGLVYRETRTIEGGGYYYAYIALDPCKLKEMIQHNVDVWYDKMNNMIDDIETKIME
- a CDS encoding TIGR00303 family protein, with the protein product MDYWITPKPREFKAKRPLFLCVLSNTDTARIPGISAAGKSPEVIDFTPAGDAELVTLGRTICQKEPPMTDSSPTPAVITRAALQMTGIPFLFINSGLRIVPQIPLLDVGGKPGADIRTGRAVPDAGLVYENSAQLGRQIKSLSDFVIIGESIPGGTTTAMCVLRALGIDGRVSSSDPNNPLDIKEKIVETSLTTAGISNGDLANDPMRAIECFGDPMMASVCGLMDGLGDTNVVLAGGTQMMAVLALAKQMGIKGNFSIATTKFVAEDNTASFLETVSALGFISYIVDPGFDRSKNPGLRMYESGVVKEGVGAGGAMLAAGLFGIGQQEFRNQVELVCDQLFNL
- a CDS encoding ArsR family transcriptional regulator, whose translation is MRASEVSVFDEKDLEFIEILRNLNISRNVASTLAYLSSVEEATSKDLEIGSELRQPEVSIAMRELRSYGWIDEREVKKEGKGRPMKIYKLAVPMPEIVVHLEKQTMQEAQRSMENIEKLKKLQLNK
- a CDS encoding DNA polymerase II large subunit → MREIAASEQMLDYFNSLEKELHSAMEIADNARKKGLDPQPFVEIPLAKDLADRVEKLIRVEGVAARIRELEITMSREEAALQIGVDVAGGKICTFDSEGQALDTAVRVAVAMLTEGVVAAPIEGIDRVAVETNSDGSRFVRVYYAGPIRSAGGTAQALSVLVADFVRRSMNIDRYKPSQEEVERYVEEILLYRRVASLQYTPSEEEIRLIVENCPVCIDGEPTEDAEVEGHRDLPRIPTNRVRGGMCLVLAEGLALKAPKIKKHVTNLKLDGWDWLDGFIGGVKEDDDQSEEDGVKVKPKDKYLQDLIAGRPVFSYPSRPGGFRLRYGRSRNTCFAGGGVSPATMVLMDDFLATGTQVKVERPGKALGIAPVDSLEGPTVRLFNGKVMRVDTVEEAKQIRSSISSILDIGEILINYGDFLENNHILVPSSYCFEWWIQELNRSAAHMGKEVPFKESELIKPDWVVALELSDTFHIPLHPEYTYFWHDVTQSDIIRLSEFVEQNGANNGGFLSIPNDNEIKLILETLLVPHKVSENMIIIDQVGPLIRCLGLDNSLLRKNNVLADDFPDPIDLVQNLGKLTIRNRAPYRIGSRMGRPEKSNRREMKPAPHVLFPIGDAGGKKRSLIEAKNYSRSFKENIGTIEVEIANRACVQCGAVTFRNICSQCGGTTRPKLHCPVCAVETNSETCPKCGKETISSNMLLINFKDEYLRAFKNIGERDNLDNLKGVIGLTSKHKTPEPIEKGILRSKHGIVTFKDGTVRYDMSDLPLTHIRPDEIGVSVETMKKQGYTTDIDGAELVNGSQILGLKVQDVVVSLDCGEYLLKTSCFIDDLLVKYYGQEPYYNSKSINDLIGTLVIGLAPHTSAGVLGRLIGFTKASVGYAHPFFHAAKRRNCDGDEDCVMLLMDGVLNFSRSYLPDKRGGQMDAPLVLTTRIDPREVDKEAHNIDLMRRYPLEFYEATLEYANPKDLEPLMDTVSSRLGKPEQYDNWGFTHDVSDIAMGPDNSAYKTLGTMIEKMNAQLNLARKIKAVDEWDVAERVIKSHFLPDLIGNLRAFSRQKVRCVKCNKKFRRPPLRGTCPKCNGKIVLTVHEGSVKKYMEVAIKIAYEYEVSDYTKQRLELMNLEIKSLFESDVSKQMGLADFM
- a CDS encoding PKD domain-containing protein; the encoded protein is MVDKIALKEIILIFAVLLTVLVLALGGNARASPPDEEWNRTYGGSGIDRANHFQQTSDGGYIFAGTTCLYEKCSSDIRLLRTDSNGNEQWKKTIGLSYDSSFDLIQQTLDGGYILAGRTVSSGMTNRDTWVAKIDANGNEQWNRTFKLDGYEGTSYVWQTSDEGYVLAGHIYTRKYPDPKGKIVYTDSDALLIKTDKNGNPEWNKTLGGLKDEWGRIVQQTSDGGYILAGGTESYGSGKSDIWLVRTDHEGEEQWNQTYGGNSSDWANSVQETFDGGFIIAGGTESYGAGHRDLFLVKTDLNGNEQWNRTFGGESYEFYSHLEQTTDGGYILGGRTWSFGSRYWLIKTDADGNMQWDRTFDQRLESFLQISDGCLILTGDKGLKQDRNIMLVKTNPEGEEQWVKSFEGDTIHSVLQTSDGGYVLAGDKDSDFWLVKLSKEGPVPTALFRYNPGYTGANQTITFDASASYDPDGNITNYQWDFGDGNLTNTTEKIISHSYDLKGKYYVVLTLMDNDGAMNSTGRELTVQKLAPPVKKWDRTFGGTGDDRVYSMWQTSDGGYILAGTSHSYIKGHRHTDARLVKTDPNGNFEWEKFIRGRESDEVYSIVRTNDGGFLIAGRTYDADSIWIMKSDFEGNEQWNDTFGGYGFDRVKFSDQTSDGGFIFSGSTASHGIVSHSSLLVRTDPEGSELWNMTYGGTGFYSLELFSKTRDGGYLLGGITSPLGSSDVWLVRTDSEGVELWNRTFGDPDSNDRLYSFQQTSDGGYIAAGKRKSEGTSNDIWVMKTDSKGKLQWQESFGGTGYDVARSVLQTLDGGYIIGGDLDSCSNEGIDFWLIKLGGISGEPEGGNIRTDGEPVKTPNIPGFSASVSVLGLMVCVGLARRRR